The genomic interval tGAGAAACTTCTTTTGTTGTTTcaaatctgaaataaaaattttttctaaaaacttaaataatagaatttatataaaatttaaaaaataaaaggattacCTTTGATAAGAATAAAGTTGATgttgcaattttataattgtattttccaATTGCAAGTATCGAATAGCTTCTTGCATAGGTTCCTCTAAAGctgctctttctttttcaacaattttaagaCGATTTAACTTTTCCATCCTATATTCCGATAAAAGTTCTatcttatttgataatttttctaatggtTCTTTGTAACGAACTGTTCCAATTATATCTTCCAAAAATTCAAGCATACCAGTATCATTTTCATGTTGAGCCTTAGGCTTCATCATTGCTATTTGTTCGACTTCTCCCTAatattgtatgtaatattatataatattatataatattatataatattatataatatttataaaataatataaaattataaagaactaacattattaaatataataaaatgcatacctgtaaaattaaaaaacgattatGGTCTAAATCTACACCgtaaaatctcaaaatttttgcaatctcTTTGAATTgcacttttttcttatttagttCATAATACGatgaattatctttaaatgcaGTTCGAGATATGACTATTTCACTATTTGGCACAATATCATATTCCATCTCtaactgaaatataatattatcattgttttatattatatttaataaaaaaataatttaaataaatcatttattttttaaataaaatatatcatactttatcaattatttgttGGAAATGTACAGATACTGTAcagctattaatattttgatgttCACttgaattatgtattaaaactGATATCTTCTTAGATCGAATCTTAGAAGCTCTATAGCCAAATACAAATAACATTGAATCTATAACATTACTTTTACCACTACCATTTGGACCAACAATAGCTGAAAAAcactttaaaaagaaaaatcattaaatataatttattaataatttttattaaaaattttatcaaaaatcatttaatttttacctgATGAAATGGACCAATAACTTGTGTACCTccataacttttaaaattttgattaacaaTCTTAGTGATCATTAATCTAGGACCattgatatcaattttattattttccttaagAGGCggtggtatatatatatcatcatcTATCCTTATTCCACCTTCCTCATcctctaaatataaatcattttcttcatcAATTTCCATATCCATATCAGGAATActcataatgatataattttcttcaactgtTATTTCATCCACGATACAGATTCCATATAAAAATCTGTAaacttatagaatataatcattattatataaaggtTATGTAcacaaatcaatatttaaaaaaacagaaatatacattatatggacaatcatatatttctcacaaattactaatataatcgaaataattaaatatgaatcaagaaaataaaatgaaaaataatttatatatatatatatatatatatattaatttatatatatatatatattattttaattcggtAACTTACGTTTAATGTTTCCATAGAAATTACAAAcacattcatataaaattttaattcatattaaagtatatattcatttcactattatttttttaactatgtatatatatatatatatatatttatttagaagaaataataaataaattgcatatgaaagaaacgaaatagaaGGACGctaattcaaatttgaattctAACGTATGCTAAATTACCAATAGCatcatgataatttttatttataataaagagaaaatattcatatttaaaacaattaaaattataaaaaaatattataaatgtaaatattgtatgtatattgtaatttaaattgaatttaaaatgtaattttaatttgcaaaattttcatataaaatatttgactcttgtttgtatttatcttaataCATTTCGAAAGTAATGatgaatctataatttttttgaatgtgaaattataaaaaaatttatcaatgcatatatatattattgcacatgacattatttttaaagaaatatctattttttataaaaatctatttaataatatttattatgtttcttttagtgatattatcatataagataataaacataacaatgaatattatttatatgaataataattacatatttatataaaaatagttaaaattaataaaatttcaattcatgaatagattggaataaaaagtatctatatatcatttttgcataaaatataattttaaaaattttcttaaaaattattattatattttatcatgtataaatttaatgagacattttaaattgattctatattcttttttcttttatttatattaaagataaaactgTATAGTGTGCACATATATCtacttaatatttcttaatatatattttcaaaatagatttttatatctaaatctaatataatatctaatataatattttaaatataatatgtaatacattagaaatattaatattcaaattatatatattaggataatattgaattatatatctatatattccaatgtaattttatttatattatattataaaatttccggTATAAAGactatttacattaattttatcgttcgtacatatatatatatataaatataatttattaatagttcattaataataaataatatttttatatcaataattattatttattatatataatgtgataaataaggtattatattaaagaaaagatttgtTTTGCAACAGACTCCGTGGCGCAACGGTAGCGCGTCTGACTCCAGATCAGAAGGTTGCGTGTTCAAATCACGTCGGGGTCATATTTTtactaatgtttttttattttttatttccttaaaaaattcatatttttaaaatattgaaattaatatgtgtttcaattaaaatacaaataaataaattaaatgtgataaataataagataattatatatatataaatctacgaATAAACTATACATAATCTGTGTTTGTTTACATTTAATGctgtgaatatatattataaaattcactataaatattttaaaataaatttaaattaataattaacaataaagttaattaattattcttttagaatattaagcatatatttatgaatttgtataaataaattttgtttgttttatacaaataagcacaaacaaagttaaaaaaaaaaactaactaGACATtccttttatcatataattaatcacatgtcaaattttacaaaatcaaaagaaatggGTAAAGAAATTGACTCTGATAATAccaaaaagagaaggaaatcaGTTAGTGGAAATTCTGGTATATCTTTGAAGGATGGAGATACATATAaggtaaagaaattataaataataatttatctaagtTTTAaagtatctatttttttatatttaggtTATAATTAGTTATGAAGAGAAAGAAGCTATGGAACGTTTGCCAGAAAGTGATTCTGAAAGTTTTTTATCTACTTGCGATAATATACGTAGAGCtatgaataaaattgcaaagttGAAAACTAGTGGAGATACAAatgtttgtatattaattaaaaaatgtaaattcagatattgaattttttttagaaaattaaatagtttaaaaagtttaaatttaatattttttaggctAAAGACGAAATACGTGAACTTCAAATTCAAACGTCATTAGCATTTATtgaacttaaaaaattaaatagaatggaaaaatttcgtaCAAAGTTTGCTAGAGATTCTCTTATATCTTCAAAAAGCAGTGTTGACAGTAGACATTTACATTTGCAAAACTTATTGTACGAAGTAAtgcatttaaaaaaggaagttGTTAAATGTCTTCAAttcaagtaattattattttgtttctttaaaatttttcatagatgattttcatttaatttatataatatataatatatattaatgtatagaTCTAAAGATGAATTAATACAACTTGTAtcggaagaagaattttataaggAAGCacctgaaaatatttctagaccggtaagaaataaatttttaggatAGATTAAAGCTAAGTttgtttacaatattataaattaaaattattataattaaaatttttaggaaataACAAAACATAATCCTCATCAATTAAGATTGGCACGTCTTGAATGGGAATTGACACAAAGAAAACAATTAGCTGCATTATGCGATGAATTGACAGAAAACAAGAAGGCAGTAGCATCAAGTATTGCATTGAAACAAACTCGACTTGATAATCTTGCACCACAACTTCATTCAATATtagaagtatttttaatatttttaaaagattataatttattattcataattcatattgtaattaatcaatttttctttgtaagGCAAGTAAGCCATTGCAAGAGAGTCTTGGTTTGCTATTGGATAAAGTTAGACAAGAACATAATAAAGCAACATTACTTGCATCTCCTCTATATGTTCTTTATGCAAAGGCATCTGCATACAGAGATGCATAtggtattattttttcttattttaaatataaaagatttatatatattttttaatttattttcatgttatctttttctctagataattctataatagtGAAAGTAGAAGGTGATGAAGAAGAAGCAAAACGTGCAAATAATCAAGATGGATTACAAGAATCTGATTCAGATGCTGAAAccatttctgaaaatattatagaagaaaCACCTGTACACAAGAAAAGACATCATAGATTATCTAGAGAAGCCAGacaggaagagaaaagaacaaAACTATTACAAAGACATCctttaaatgtgaaaataattattaaattaaaaagttagttatgaaaaaattgataactaTAAAGTAAAACTTAAATAGtagttttttaaaacattaatttcttttagatgaaacaaaattgacgttacaattttattatatgatgttTCTGAAAGTTGTAACTGtagaatcaaaattaaaaacggATGGTATTACAGGCATTACTACAGGGtacatcaatttttgtatactattaatataaattttgttacttttaaaattctttattcaaattttattttattctaatagaGATATGCTTGTATCAGAATCAATTTTACGTGAATTATATCCAGGAGATTTAGGATTAGAAAGTCCAAATCCtgctaattattatcaattaaatcgaCATAATTTGGGTCAATTTTCATCTCTTGGATTAGGAATACCATATAAATGGGCACAAAGAATGGCTGGATTGCACTTTATTTCGCCAGACGCTAGAGAACAAaaggtataaaatttttaatatgatattatagtGATGACAATGTAAtacattagaataatttatcatcattattattttaaaataatttatatatcattattatgcaGCTTACGAGTTGCGAAAAAACACAAGATAGCGTTGAATGTGtattaagagaaattaaaagacgTGTAATAGCAAGATTAGAATTATGCACAGAAATTCGACAGTTGGAATGTGGAAATTTACCAGTTTTCACcactaataataatgatcttCTACCGCAAAAACTCAAtgcaattttacaaaaattctcaACAATTTCATGGAGTAATTATTGCAATAGTGTAAATCCCATTTTTCAAGAACAAGGATTAGTATCTTCattggatatattttatgaagctATACTTCGTCGAGGAAATagtatgatattataaaatcaatctttatatacgtatatttattgtagtaatttattttaataatttaatttatatttatattattttcttccagATGAATTAATTGCTAGAATAGCTATAAAACCGGATTACCCAAAAATAGcaccaatatttaatataagtataaatccTACAGTATCTGCatctatagatattttaagagATATTGAAAGAGAGGTAAATGTTACGTGGATAAAACCACCAACATTATCAGCACAACTTCAACGTTTGCGAGCAtgcttcgatatttatttggaatCAGAAACTATTGtaccaaaagaaaaaattttctttcatcctgTAAAAGGTCGTACTCGTGCTAGaccatataaatatttagaattaggaggtggaatatttattcatcgttaatttaatacaatacaaaatgataatatgaatacattttagtaaaatatattttaatataaatattctcattctaatataaatattatttatttttatttataattattaaaaatgcgcgagaatccaaaaaaaataaatggatcgtgatatatttttaaaattatttccaaaattgtcagaattctcgaaaatttcgaagctatttttttttttttttttttttttttttttttttttttttaagatgaatttaatctcaaaatgTTAtacagttttttaaattttagagaattctaattttcatgtgattttcacgaattttaaaattctcgaacTATGAGATATTTTCAGAATCCGATCTCTTTCGACTCATTCAtaacatttttcgaattctcgcacatctaataattattttaaaataattttattaaaaaaccatttataaaaatgaattaattgaacGTAACGCCAACATgctagaatttttcaaaagatacgtttgtaatttatattttaattttttattttctttgtacaGTTTGTTACCTTCTTtctgtaacaaaatattattcgcttttacgtaattgtaatatttccaaaaattatcgatttttgcACATGATGTAGGAATCtgaaatagattatttaaaatatcattgcaAATATgcatgatatatgatatatgtatatatacataatatatattatattgattcttACATTATCAGTATCAGAAAATTCAATATGAATCGCGTCttgtacgaaatatttttttaaattaaaaagtacagGTTCTAAAGaggtacatattttaattatttcaagaatttttgaacCTTGttctaatattctttttaaatgctacaataaaaaatgtaatgttaaaaaggaaagaataattatagtaagcaaatattttcttacttttaaaACTTCATTACTTATAACAGtcagtttttttaattgcgaAGTATCTATCATTTGAgtcatattgaatttatatttaatatttttgtacttttcttttatatttatatcttttattttaagtttttcaatttgttctttttttgtttctgataatatttgaattttaaattttaaactttcaatggtattttgtaattgcaaatatacttttgaatattttattgtacacatttgataaatatcatcttgttcttttaaatattcatattgtttttttttattttcaactattCGTTGATATTCATTTATCACTTTACACAATTGTTCCCAAAgatcttcaatatttaaaaaagactgGTGCACAAGATGTGATACCATATTTTCTtcctaatatttaataaatttatttataaaattttgattaatcttttttataca from Apis mellifera strain DH4 linkage group LG8, Amel_HAv3.1, whole genome shotgun sequence carries:
- the LOC412584 gene encoding THO complex subunit 5 homolog produces the protein MSNFTKSKEMGKEIDSDNTKKRRKSVSGNSGISLKDGDTYKVIISYEEKEAMERLPESDSESFLSTCDNIRRAMNKIAKLKTSGDTNAKDEIRELQIQTSLAFIELKKLNRMEKFRTKFARDSLISSKSSVDSRHLHLQNLLYEVMHLKKEVVKCLQFKSKDELIQLVSEEEFYKEAPENISRPEITKHNPHQLRLARLEWELTQRKQLAALCDELTENKKAVASSIALKQTRLDNLAPQLHSILEASKPLQESLGLLLDKVRQEHNKATLLASPLYVLYAKASAYRDAYDNSIIVKVEGDEEEAKRANNQDGLQESDSDAETISENIIEETPVHKKRHHRLSREARQEEKRTKLLQRHPLNVKIIIKLKNETKLTLQFYYMMFLKVVTVESKLKTDGITGITTGDMLVSESILRELYPGDLGLESPNPANYYQLNRHNLGQFSSLGLGIPYKWAQRMAGLHFISPDAREQKLTSCEKTQDSVECVLREIKRRVIARLELCTEIRQLECGNLPVFTTNNNDLLPQKLNAILQKFSTISWSNYCNSVNPIFQEQGLVSSLDIFYEAILRRGNNELIARIAIKPDYPKIAPIFNISINPTVSASIDILRDIEREVNVTWIKPPTLSAQLQRLRACFDIYLESETIVPKEKIFFHPVKGRTRARPYKYLELGGGIFIHR
- the LOC725334 gene encoding dynein regulatory complex subunit 2; the protein is MTRKRKNKRSKLARMTEEERIRCMQHRIELELEAKRRKQQLIAIFTKNKLKREEVFSKLNIAKINEKWRYFLRQIKCKELHVYVEYLSTTFDRTVRSKDSTISYLYNELKVADADHRKLQETHTLLINNIIGKYKQKLIELHDMYKFNDIKMNNMLELSRIKNYIEQHHKEISNYVIKKSISTDQMQSIRKTYNAVNIFNILYLEENMVSHLVHQSFLNIEDLWEQLCKVINEYQRIVENKKKQYEYLKEQDDIYQMCTIKYSKVYLQLQNTIESLKFKIQILSETKKEQIEKLKIKDINIKEKYKNIKYKFNMTQMIDTSQLKKLTVISNEVLKHLKRILEQGSKILEIIKICTSLEPVLFNLKKYFVQDAIHIEFSDTDNIPTSCAKIDNFWKYYNYVKANNILLQKEGNKLYKENKKLKYKLQTYLLKNSSMLALRSINSFL